One Mytilus trossulus isolate FHL-02 chromosome 5, PNRI_Mtr1.1.1.hap1, whole genome shotgun sequence DNA segment encodes these proteins:
- the LOC134718634 gene encoding ras-related protein Rab-11B-like: MASEEHYDFIWKVVLIGDSGVGKTNLLSRYTRNEFDAESKTTIGVEFSTRNMVIKGKTIRAQIWDTAGQERYRAITSVYYRQAVGALVVYDITKRHTFENLQKWLSELQQHADPNVCVIIVGNKTDLRDQRTVTHEEGRAFADERHFSFIETSALDSSNVGEAFNNLLIDIFKKQVEESEAKADTTSRVVPNDDSTNENSQACGC; this comes from the exons ATGGCCTCTGAAGAGCATTATGATTTTATATGGAAAG TTGTTCTGATAGGAGATTCTGGAGTAGGGAAAACCAACCTGTTATCTAGATACACTAGGAATGAATTTGATGCTGAAAGTAAAACAACTATTGGAGTGGAATTCTCTACAAG AAATATGGTTATTAAAGGCAAGACAATAAGAGCCCAGATTTGGGATACTGCTGGTCAGGAAAGATATAGGGCAATTACTAGTGT CTATTATAGACAAGCTGTTGGTGCTTTAGTAGTATATGATATTACAAAGAGACATACGTTTGAAAATCTACAGAAATGGCTGAGTGAGCTACAGCAGCATGCCGATCCTAATGTTTGTGTTATAATAGTGGGTAACAAAACAGATTTACGTGATCAAAGAACAGTCACACATGAGGAAGGCAGAGCATTTGCAG atgaaagacatttttcatttattgaaacGTCAGCTTTAGATTCATCGAATGTCGGTGAGGCATTTAACAACCTTTTAATTG ATATTTTCAAGAAACAAGTTGAAGAATCAGAAGCTAAAGCTGATACTACATCTAGAGTTGTGCCAAATGACGATTCAACCAATGAAAACAGTCAAGCATGTGGTTGTTAA